The genomic DNA CCTGAAACAAAGCTATATCATCGGTTATAGACGGGTGCGAAATGCAACAAGCATTACGAAAACAGCCTTATTATTTGAAGGGAACCCTTTAGTATAGAGGGTTCCCTTTTGAAATCATCTAACTGAACAACGCTAACCTCCAAGGGGAACCGAATTGACCTTTTAAAATGCGAACAAAGTTAGTAAATGCACCGATTTTTGTCATTCCATGTACGTGAGCTACTTAAAGCTCTAGGCGGGTTTGGGCGTTCTTATTAGAGCGATCGAACGTGCTCAAATGGAGAAATACATGCGCTAGTTGCACTCGTAGAGTGTTTAGTTAGTAAAGAGGAATTCAATAGTCAATAGGATGGAAAAGTGGTACTCTAAAAGAAGAAATTGTTTTAGGGAATAATGCACCTATTTACAGAGGAGGATTTTCATGAGCGATACTCAAAAGGTCGTTGTTTTTCAATCAGGAACGGAAGAATATGCGCTTCCTATTGAAAATGTTATATCCATTGAAAAACTAGCAAAGATTAATCCCATCCCACACTTACCCAATTATGTGAGCGGCATTGTCGATATAAGGAATGAATTGGTTCCCGTTTTGGATTTTGAGCAAATTTTATATGGAGCTGCTTCTGACTTAACGGACGCACGCATGATTGTCATTCAATCGGAGCTTCTCTCTTTTGCTGTCATCGTAAAGGAAGCGAAAGAAATTCTAGATGTCCCAAATGAAGCGATCAAGCAAGTGGGTCTTTTAGCATACTCAAAAACGAAGTATTTTACAGGTGTTGTGCACTGGGAACAAAGACTTATTACATACGTTAGCCCAGGGATACTAGTGAAGAGCCTAGATGGAATCAAAGAAATTGAAGCGTATCTGATTGAATCAGTTGAGGGATAAAGGCATGCTCTAAGGAGTCATGCT from Bacillus sp. 2205SS5-2 includes the following:
- a CDS encoding chemotaxis protein CheW, with protein sequence MSDTQKVVVFQSGTEEYALPIENVISIEKLAKINPIPHLPNYVSGIVDIRNELVPVLDFEQILYGAASDLTDARMIVIQSELLSFAVIVKEAKEILDVPNEAIKQVGLLAYSKTKYFTGVVHWEQRLITYVSPGILVKSLDGIKEIEAYLIESVEG